In Bacteroides acidifaciens, the following proteins share a genomic window:
- a CDS encoding AraC family transcriptional regulator, translated as MKKKIPKIDLPSDWIVYTNVNQDFFKKYSDHPVRLKCELLLLCMEGEIEATVNINRITAKANDLIILTPGSILQIHRIDNNSEFHILGFSQHYIEHRISENILPETLYVALGKAKLILKPTEANMIKTHFLFLRRLYLSMDEKTKKRVTYNVHLNAHTGISILYKHREADTLHLSRNEQLCRTFAQLVFYHYAQNRKVAWYAKKLGVTQVYLCTVVKQVTGRTCIDFISYMVIMDAKSQLKLSSASIQSISDALNFPNISLFCRYFKRHTEMTPLEYRNKG; from the coding sequence ATGAAAAAGAAAATTCCGAAGATAGATTTGCCTAGTGATTGGATTGTTTACACTAATGTTAACCAAGATTTCTTCAAAAAATACTCCGATCATCCCGTACGTCTGAAATGCGAGCTATTATTACTTTGTATGGAAGGAGAAATAGAAGCTACAGTCAATATAAACCGAATAACAGCAAAAGCTAATGACCTGATTATACTTACCCCGGGAAGTATATTACAAATCCACAGAATAGACAATAACTCAGAATTTCATATCCTAGGATTTTCGCAACACTACATAGAACATCGTATTTCCGAAAATATCCTACCCGAAACTTTATATGTCGCATTAGGAAAAGCCAAACTAATCTTGAAACCGACAGAAGCTAATATGATAAAAACTCATTTCTTATTTTTACGGCGGTTGTACCTATCAATGGATGAAAAAACAAAGAAAAGAGTTACATACAATGTACATCTGAACGCACACACTGGCATATCTATACTATATAAACACAGAGAGGCAGATACATTACATCTTTCAAGGAATGAACAGTTATGCCGAACTTTCGCACAATTAGTATTCTATCATTACGCACAAAACAGAAAAGTCGCCTGGTATGCCAAAAAGCTGGGAGTAACCCAAGTGTACTTGTGCACAGTAGTCAAACAGGTAACAGGAAGAACATGCATAGATTTTATCTCATACATGGTAATCATGGATGCCAAATCACAGTTGAAACTATCAAGCGCCTCCATACAATCAATATCCGATGCACTAAATTTTCCTAACATTTCCCTTTTCTGCCGATACTTCAAGAGACATACCGAAATGACTCCTTTGGAATACCGGAATAAAGGATAA